A stretch of the Aegilops tauschii subsp. strangulata cultivar AL8/78 chromosome 4, Aet v6.0, whole genome shotgun sequence genome encodes the following:
- the LOC109763665 gene encoding small ribosomal subunit protein uS9 has product MVPHVIDTAARNPNASTLYKRSLVFFVASPPPPQTPTRAASPPHCRTAATKHTTALTATKHTTALTATKHTTALTATKHTAADTMAAVLTRPTPGTVQCFGRKKTAVAVAYCKPGRGLIKVNGAPIELIRPEMLRLKAFEPILLAGRSRFKDIDMRIRVRGGGKTSQIYSIRQAIAKSLVAYYQKYVDEAAKKEVKEIFGRYDRTLLVADPRRCEPKKFGGRGARARFQKSYR; this is encoded by the coding sequence atggtcccacatgtcatagataCTGCTGCCCGGAACCCTAACGCCTCCACGCTATATAAACGATCTCTCGTCTTCTTCGTCGCCTCTCCACCGCCACCCCAAACCCCgacccgcgccgcctcgccgccgcactgccgcactgcCGCAACCAAGCACACCACCGCCCTCACAGCAACCAAGCACACCACCGCCCTCACAGCAACCAAGCACACCACCGCCCTCACAGCAACCAAGCACACGGCCGCAGACACCATGGCAGCCGTTCTCACTCGCCCGACGCCTGGCACTGTCCAGTGCTTCGGCCGGAAGAAGACCGCCGTCGCCGTGGCCTACTGCAAGCCCGGGCGCGGCCTCATCAAGGTCAACGGCGCGCCCATCGAGCTCATCCGCCCCGAGATGCTCCGCCTCAAGGCCTTCGAGCCGATCCTGCTCGCCGGTAGGTCGCGCTTCAAGGACATCGACATGCGGATTCGCGTCCGCGGCGGCGGGAAGACGAGCCAGATCTACTCCATCCGCCAGGCCATCGCCAAGTCGCTCGTCGCCTACTACCAGAAGTACGTCgacgaggcggccaagaaggaGGTGAAGGAGATCTTTGGTCGCTACGACCGGACGCTCCTCGTCGCCGACCCGCGCCGCTGCGAGCCCAAGAAGTTCGGCGGTCGCGGCGCCCGCG